CGGAAAAGGCGCCGATCAGCGGCCAGGGGCTGGGCTTCAGCAGATGGTAGGGATGCGGGATGCCGGCGCCCGGTTCATGGGCTGATGGTTCGGCGTGCGGCATTTGCCCGTGGGTGATGTCGGCCATCGTCTCACTACCCCATATTGTTTAGTTTGTGGCGGTCGCCCCTGGCTCCGCCTTTTGTTTGCTTGCCCCCGAAGCCTCGGACGTGGCGGTGGCCGTGTGCTGCGCAAGCTTGGCCTCGCTGTCCTTGGCGCGGAAGAAGGTGTAGGACAGCGTGATGGTGGTCACGTCGTCCATGTTCGGATCGTCGGCCATCGACGGGTCGACGAAGAAGGTCACCGGCATGTCAACGACTTGGCCGGGCTCCAGGATCTGCTCGTCAAAGCAGAAGCATTGGATTTTGTTGAAATAGGCGCCCGCCTTTTCGGGCGTGACGTTGTAGACGGCGGTGCCGACGGTGGGCTTTGCCGCCCGGTTCTCAGCGCGATAGGCGGCCAACCCGGTTTCGCCCAGCTTCAACACCAGTTCCTTCTGCTCCGGCTTGAAGGACCAGGGAAGGGCGGAGTTGGTGTCGGCGTTGAAGCGGATGGTCACCTTGCGGTCGACGACGCGCGCCGCGGCCTGCTCCGCCCGCTGGGTCGTGCCACCGAAACCGGTGACGGAACAGAACAGGGAGTAGAGCGGGACCGATGCATAGGTCAGCCCGATCATCCCCACCACCAGCCCGAACAGGCTGCCGAGGATGAGGCGGTTGCGGCGGCGCAGCCTGTCGTCGCGCCCGGCCATCAGTGCGCCCCGCTCATCCGCACGACCGTGATGGCGTAGAACAGGGCGACCAGCGCCAGCAGCGCGGCCAGGACCGCCAGATTGCGGCCACGCAGCTTCCTGGCCCGCAGGTCGGCCTCCTGCCGCCTCTGCTCTTCGACCGAAGTGCGGGCATCGGTCAGGTCATCGCGTTCCATCACCGTCATGCCCACCCTCCGAGGATCATCCGCTCGCCCATCATCACGGCGAACAGCAGGAACAGGTACAGGATCGAGAAACCGAACATCTTCTTGGCCGGCCGGTCGTCGCTTGCCCGCAGAACGCGGACGGCGCAGCCGACGAACATCAGACCCAGGATGGCGGACACCGCCAGATAGACCGGACCGGCGATGCCGGCGAAGTACGGCGCCGCAGCCACCGGCAGCAGGATCAGCGTGTAGAGCAGCATCTGGCGCTTGGTCGCCGCCTCTCCCGCCACCACCGGCATCATCGGCACGCCGGCGCGGGTGTAGTCGCCGTTGCGGAACAGGGCCAGCGCCCAGAAATGCGGCGGCGTCCACAGGAAGATCAGCAGGAACAGCAGGACAGACGGCAGATCGACCGTCCCGGTCACCGCGGCCCAGCCGATCATCGGCGGGAAGGCGCCGGCAGCCCCGCCGATCACGATGTTCTGCGGGGTCCGGCGCTTCAGCCACATTGTGTAGACGAAGATGTAGAAGCCGATGGTGACCGCCAGCAGCGCCGCCGCCGTCCAGTTCACCGCCAGCCCCATCACCACCACAGACAGAACCGACAGGGTGACGCCGAAGCCCAGCGCCTCGGCCGGTTCGACCCGGCCCGACGGGATCGGCCGCTTCACCGTGCGGGTCATCACCGCGTCGATGTCGCGGTCGTACCACATGTTGATGGCGCCCGACGCGCCGGCGCCGACGGCGATGCACAGGACGGCGACCATCGCCAGGAAGGGGTGGATGTGGCCGGGCGCCAGCACGATGCCGGCCAGCCCGGTGAAGACCACAAGCGACATGACCCGCGGCTTGAGCAACTCGATGAAGTCACCGGCCGACGCCCCTCCGGTGTGGTTGAGCGTCAGTTCGTTCGTCACGTCCGTCATATCATGTCCTTGTCTTCTAACCCCGGGTCCGTCACCCCGGCGCCCTCAA
The Azospirillum sp. TSA2s DNA segment above includes these coding regions:
- the cyoE gene encoding heme o synthase translates to MTDVTNELTLNHTGGASAGDFIELLKPRVMSLVVFTGLAGIVLAPGHIHPFLAMVAVLCIAVGAGASGAINMWYDRDIDAVMTRTVKRPIPSGRVEPAEALGFGVTLSVLSVVVMGLAVNWTAAALLAVTIGFYIFVYTMWLKRRTPQNIVIGGAAGAFPPMIGWAAVTGTVDLPSVLLFLLIFLWTPPHFWALALFRNGDYTRAGVPMMPVVAGEAATKRQMLLYTLILLPVAAAPYFAGIAGPVYLAVSAILGLMFVGCAVRVLRASDDRPAKKMFGFSILYLFLLFAVMMGERMILGGWA
- a CDS encoding cytochrome c oxidase assembly protein, producing the protein MAGRDDRLRRRNRLILGSLFGLVVGMIGLTYASVPLYSLFCSVTGFGGTTQRAEQAAARVVDRKVTIRFNADTNSALPWSFKPEQKELVLKLGETGLAAYRAENRAAKPTVGTAVYNVTPEKAGAYFNKIQCFCFDEQILEPGQVVDMPVTFFVDPSMADDPNMDDVTTITLSYTFFRAKDSEAKLAQHTATATSEASGASKQKAEPGATATN